Below is a genomic region from Alkalinema sp. FACHB-956.
CCCCGTGCAAGAGAGAAAGGGAAAAAGGGATGCACAAACCTAACGAGCCCAGGACTCGTCTTTTACCGTCTTAATCGATTAGCCATCGATCTACTGGCCAATGCTGGCTGGACGACCCGCCTGCCGTAGCGCTTCAATAATTTGCACATTTGCTTTTGGGAAGGGATATTGATCGATCGTCTCCAACGTCACCCAGTTCACCTCATCGCATTCGATCGTCTGGGGTTCGCCCGATACATGGCGACAGTGGTGCACATGCAGCGTCACTTTAAAATGCGTGTAGGCGTGATCAACCGTGATGAGTTCCTCCCCCACCGCAATTTCGATGCCCAGTTCTTCCCGGATTTCCCGTTGAATGCAGTCCTGGATCGATTCGTTGGGTTCCACCTTGCCGCCCGGAAACTCCCACAGTCCGCCCAGCAGTCCTTCCTGCTTACGGCGATCGATCAAAATATTGCCCTGATCATCCCAGATCACAGCAACGCCAATAATTTTGTGGGGAAGGGGTGCCTTGGTTTCTGTCATAGGTATTTTTGTCTGAACCCCTAAATTGTAAGCCTTGCAGTGTGCATTCCATGGACAGAGCAAACAGCCGGGATTGTGCGGGGTGCAGAGGGTGGCCCCCAGATCCATCAGTGCTTGGTTGAAATCCCGACCCCGATCGGGCGGTACCAAGGCTTCCGACCAAGACCAGAGGCGATCGAGGGACTTTGCTGGGGGAACCTCTAGGGCGATCAATCGCGCCAGCACCCGTTTGACATTGCCATCCAAAATGGGCAACGGTAGATTAAACGCCGCACTGAGAATGCCACCCGCCGTTGTCCGGCCAATTCCGGGCAATGCAAGGGTTGCTTCCAGTGTTTCAGGAAACTGCCCTTGATACTGTTCAACAATTACTTTTGCGGCCTTGTGCAAGTTGCGAGCACGGGCATAGTAGCCCAAGCCTTCCCAAGCCTTCAGCACATCCTGCTGATCCGCTGCGGCCAACCCTTCCACCGTGGGGAAGCGATCGAGCCAGCGCTGAAAATACGGGATCACCGTTTTCACCTGGGTTTGCTGCAACATGATTTCGGAAATCCAAATGGCATAGGGATCCCGCAGCCTACGCCAGGGCAAATCCCGGCCACAGTCGCCATACCAATCCAGCAGCGATCGCCGCAGACTGTCCACAACCTGCTGTCGGCTGTCCAAAACTTCCGGTGAACCGAGTTCCGTTGCGCGATCGGATGACCACAAAAAATTCGGCAGATGAGGATCCACCGAATCAAGAGGGGTTATTGGTTGCGTTGTTTGTCTAGAGGAAGCCATCGGATTCAAAATGCAGGTTCAGCAAACACAGATGCCACAGTGGTTGAGGCCATGAGTGGTTGAGGCCATGAGTGGTTGAGCCCATGGAGCTTAGCCCATGGAGATGTCTAAGCCCGTGTACAGACCTTTCATCGGCAACAGAGGCCAACTGTATCGCGTTCGTCTTGCATTTTCAATGTTCAAAGTCCCGATCGAGAAATCTGAGGCGTTGCTTCTGATGATTTCCAACCTCAGATTGCCCAGTAGAGTGCGGTTAATCACAGTGGGAAGAAAATTACTTCAGGCACGATCGAGGGGCGATCGGCCCAGGTTTTTTTTACGCTTGAAACCTTCACGCTCAAAGTTGCTCACAACCTCTCAACTGCAAATTTTCAAGCTGCAAATTTTCAAGCTTTAGGTTTTTCTACGCTTCAAAATTAGACAGCGTTTGCTCCAGAGTCATTCGCTGTTCCACATTGCGCAGAAAGTAACCACTCATCATCGCCGAAGCCAACAACTGCCCCAAACTCTCGCGGTTGGTGGTAATCGAAACATCAAAGGCTCCAGATGGCAGTCCACCTAACAACCCGATAATATTGCGCTCCATGGCTTGAAGCACTTCCGAAGAACCAGGGCGAGATAACTGAGCAACGGTTTCTGGACTCAGCGACTGAACATAATCCCACAATTGGCTGGGATCGTTGCCATGGGAATTAAATTCAGAAAGATTAATCGCGTCGTTCACGGGAACCTCCATCGGAGAAAACAGGCTAACACTGTTAGACGGATTGCATTGACGAATTCCAGAGCGACATCTTTCAAACCGACGAATTTTAATCTCTGGGTTGAATACCTGGGTTGAATACCTGGGTTAAATGTCTGGGAATTGCGGATTGAAGAATCGCGTCCAACGGTTGAAATAGGAAGTGTTTCCTGCGGGATGCACCTAATTTAACAAGCCAATCCAAAGTAGGCAGTAGGCAGAACCGAACCCAAGGGTGGGGGGTTTCTATAACAGCGGGGCTGTAGATAGCCGCTCTACCAGTCTCTAGCCTGCACACCTGCAAGCTTTTCCCAACCCTTGGCATTGCAGGATTATTCCAATAAACTGCGCAACATCCAGGCGTTTTTCTCGTGGAGTTGCATCCGCTGGGTCAGCAAGTCCGCTGTGGGTTCATCGTGGGCTTCATCAACGATCGGGAACAGCGATCGGGCGGTGCGAACCACTGCTTCTTGGCCTTCCACCAGCAGCTGAATCATTTCATCAGCCTTGGGCACCCCAGCGGTTTCGGGAATTGAGGTCAGCTTGGCGTAGTCGCTGTAGGTTCCAGGGGCGGGAAAGCCCAAGGCCCGAATCCGTTCAGCGATTAGATCCACTGCCAGCGCCAGTTCGGTGTACTGCGTTTCGAACATCAAATGCAGCGTGTTAAACATTGGCCCCGTCACGTTCCAGTGGAAGTTATGGGTTTTGAGGTACAACGTATAGGTATCTGCCAATAGCCGCGATAGACCATCTGCAATATCTTTGCGAGCCGCGTCATCAATTCCGATATTGACTGCTTTCGTTGCCATAGGTTTTCCTCTCTTTTTACGGGCAATCCACTCAAAGCGATTTTTGCGAGTGATTTTTGCGGTTGGTGTAATACCGACCATTCACTCCATTCAATTGGATAATTCAATTCACCTCCGTACAGCCCTTGCAGCTTTCCCACCAATACTCACAGATGTATGCTCACGCTCACAAGAAGCTGCTTACAAGATACGCACAGAAAGATACTCACAGAGTCATAGGGATTGGGGGATCAGCCTGCAAGGTAGGGTGGATTGAATCTATATAAATCATACTCGTAATGACTACGACTTGCAAATAAATCTTGGGGATCGTGCTTTTCCCGATCGCCCGTTACAATAGGGGGCAGTATCCAAAGAAATTAGCTGCTGTCAGGCAACGTCAGTTAACCCAGTAAGTAGAGTCCGTAGGAAGGAGCAGGCTTTGATCAGCTTGCCTTGGCGGAAAGATAAAGCGCAATCGTCCATGCCTGTATGGTAGATTGGCAGCCTATCCCCGCAAGTCTGCGTCCCTTTTACAGTTCACGTTCAGAGTCACCTTTACAGTCATCCCTGCGCAGTCCCACTCTTACAGGTACCCCTGCGTAGTCCCACCCTCGCAATTAACGGAACCCGCCATGCATCCCGTATACCAAATTCAGCCGCCCATTGGTTGGACTCCTCCCACCAACCCCGACGAACAAACGATCGCGCCGCCCGTAGGGGGAATCCGAACCTACGCGATCCAGCCGCCGATCGGGGCTGCCGATACCAGCCATTACAATGTTATTCCGCCGATCGGGTCAGAGCCTGCCACGATGGTTCCGAGCCAACCCGTGACCGCCCCCACCGGAGCCCCGGCCTGCCCCTCCTTGCATCCCGCCTACAGTGTGTCGCCAGCAGGCATGGACACCACCCCTTGCCCCATCGTCCAACCGCCGATCGGGTCACAACCCGCTAACCTCGTGCCGAGCCAGCCGCTGACACCCCCCTACGGCGCAACCCCCGTTTACCAGCCTGTGGATCCTGCGATCGGGTCCCAGCCCAGCACGATGTTACCCAGTCAGCCGATCCAACCTCCGATCGGATCGACACCCATGACCTTAATTCCCAGCCAACCCATTCAACCGCCGATCGGGGGACCTCGCTGGAATCAGTAGAGAATCTGCATTATTGTGTCAGCCTCTTGAAAAGTACGAGCCAGTCACGTCATGATTAGGGCGTTGGCAACGTTCTGAAGCTGCTGGTTCGCAGTGGTGATCAGGAGGCTTGGCGTGGCAGTTTTGCATGGTAGTTGGATTCCGCAAACCAGCCAGTTTTTTCTATGGGGAGAAACTTGGCGACATCTGGATTCGTTTCCTGAGACGCAGGATGAAATTTTGCCGCATCCGTTTCTGCTAAGTTCCCAGGAATTGTGGGAAGGGCTGAAGACGGTTGATCTGACGACAGTTCTGGCCAGTTCACCGTCAGCCCCCGTTGCGGAAACACCCCGATCGCGCCGGAAATCCACGAGTTCAACAGAGACCTCCCCCGCCTCCCCCTGGGGCGATCGCTGGGTCACTCAGTCGCTCCTGCTGCCAACCCACGATCGCTTACCGCTTCTATCCGGTGCCGATTTAGATCAGCCTAGCGTTTCCCTAACCGATGCATCCCAAGCCCCAGCGCTACAAGCTTGGATGGTATCCGGGGTCGCCTTGGACATTGGGGACGCCCTTCAACTTTTGCACAAAATTCCCCTGGGGTTACTCAACGATCGCGATTCCCTCTGGGGAGAAGATCTACGTTTTTGGTGCCATACCGTTCGCTGGGGTCTAGATCTGTTAGCACGAGGCAAGTTTTTGCCAACGCTGCACCAAGCGGGAGAAATTGTCCTGTCTCACTGGCAAGTGGTGCTAGATAGCGCGATCGATCAGGAACGATTGGGTCATCTCGCCCACCGGATGCCTTTGGTCTGCCAAAGTTACAGCCAAGCGACCCCGGAGGACTTGGAAGGAATCCGCAACCAGGGACGATCGCAGATCATCGAGTTCCTCAACTACACGGTTGATCACTTGATTCGTCAGGTCTTTGCTAGCAGTCCTATCGCCATTCCCAAGCTTCTTCCCAAAGGCTTACAAACCTGGATTCAATCTCTACAGCAATCCCAAGCCAGCCTCGATGCCACCGTTGCCGAGGGATTAATACCAGCGTTAACCGCCTGGACAGCAACGCTGCAATTGCAAATTGACCAGTTTCGGCCTTGCTTGCGGTTACATCCACCGGCCACCGGCGAGACCACATGGATTGTGGAATACGGTTTACAGGCGATCGGTGATTCGACATTCTGGGTGTCGGCTCCCATGATTTGGCAAAATCCGGTGGAGACCTTGACGCTATCCAGACGATCGATCGTCCGCCCCCAGGAAACGCTTTTGCGGGGGCTCGGCTTAGCTTGCCGTATTTATCCTGTCTTGGAAACGAGTTTGCAAACGGCCTGTCCCGAAATTTGTCCGCTAACGCCCATCCAAGCCTATGAGTTTCTGCGATCGATCGCCTGGAAATTGCAGGAACGGGGAATTGGGGTCATTTTACCGGATAGTTTAGCCAACCGTTCTGGCTGGGCCAATCGATTGGGCTTGAAAATTTCAGCGACAACGCCTAAAAAACTGAAACAGCAACGCTTGGGATTGCAAAGTTTACTGAGTTTTCAATGGGAACTCTCCATCGGGGGGCATAGTTTAACTAAAGCTGAGTTTGAAAAATTAGTGGCGCTGAATATGCCACTGGTGGAAATCAATGGCGAGTGGGTCGAGCTGCGGCCCCAGGATATTCAAGCGGCCCAAAACTTTTTTGCCAGTCGCAAGGATCAGAAAACCCTTTCCTTGGAAGATGCGCTGCGGCTCAGTACCGGCGATACGCAGACGATCGATAAACTGCCCGTCGTCAGTTTTGAAGCTTCGGGGGCGTTGCAGGAATTGGTGACCACCCTGGCCGATAGTCAATCCATTACCCCGATCGCCCAACCGAAAGGCTTCCAAGGGGAACTGCGGCCCTACCAAGCACGGGGCGTGGGTTGGTTAGCCTTCCTAGAACAATGGGGCTTGGGGGCTTGTCTGGCCGATGACATGGGGCTGGGGAAAACGATTCAATTCATTGCTTTTCTGCTGCACCTCAAGCAACATAAAGCCCTGGAAAGCCCCATCCTCTTGGTTTGTCCTACCTCCGTTTTGGGCAACTGGGAACGGGAAATTCAACGGTTTGGCCCTAGTTTAAAAGTCTTGCTGCACCATGGTGAGAAACGATCGCAGGGGGTCACGTTCACGGCACAAGCGAAAAAGCATGATTTGGTGATTACAAGTTATGCGCTGATTCACCGGGATGTGACAACGCTGAAAACAGTAGATTGGCAAGGAATTGTGCTCGATGAAGCCCAGAATATTAAAAACGCTGAAGCCAAACAGTCCCAAGCCATTCGTCAGTTAGAAGCCCAATTTCGCATTGCATTAACGGGAACTCCGGTGGAAAATCGCTTGGCTGAACTGTGGTCTATTCTCGATTTTCTCAATCCAGGATACTTAGGCAGCAAGCAGTTTTTCCAGCGACGCTTTGCCATTCCGATCGAACGCTACGGGGACACCACGTCGTTGCAGACCCTGCGATCGCTCGTGCAGCCTTTTATTTTACGCCGACTAAAAACCGATCGATCGATCATTCAAGATCTGCCCGAAAAGCAGGAAATGACGGTTTTTTGTGGATTATCGGAACAACAGGCCGCCCTCTATCAACAAATTGTAGATGCATCGTTGGCAGACATTGAAAAAGCGGAAGGCATTCAACGCAAGGGAATTATTTTAGGATTGCTGACCAAGCTGAAACAAGTTTGTAATCATCCGGTGCTACTGGCAGAAAAATCGAAAGCCCCCATTGATGCCAAATTTTGCCTCACTTCTGGCAAAATTCAACGCCTAGAAGAGATGCTGGAAGTGGTCTTGGCCGAGGGCGATCGGGCTTTAATTTTTACCCAGTTTGCCGAGTGGGGTAAGCTGCTAAAAGCTTATTTAGAAACCACCACCCGCCAGGAGGTTCTCTTTCTCTACGGCAGCACCCCCAAAGCCCAGCGGGAAGCCATGGTCGATCGCTTTCAGCAGGATCCCCGTGCCCCCCGCTTGTTTATCCTGTCGCTGAAAGCAGGGGGCGTTGGGCTCAATCTAACCCGTGCAAACCACGTTTTCCATTTCGATCGCTGGTGGAATCCGGCGGTGGAAAATCAAGCCACCGATCGGGTCTTTCGCATTGGTCAAAAACGCAATGTTCAAGTCCATAAATTTGTCTGTTCAGGCACTTTGGAAGAACGAATTCATGACATGATCGAAAGTAAAAGAGCCCTGGCAGAAAATGTCGTGGGAACGGGTGAAAATTGGCTCACGGAACTCAATACCGATCAACTCAGAGATTTACTTTTGCTCGATCGACGGGCCGTGATTGCGGATGAAGCGACTAGCGCTACAAGCCCATGATGCCTCCAGCAAGTTACCAATTTATTCAAGTTACCAACTAATTGAGGAAGATCGCAAAAATAGGTTGACAATTCTAGCTTAGAATTTCCCGCGAAAATGGAAATTAATGACTAGAAATTGCGGGGTTTTAGGGGTTTCAACAAAAATGCAAAACTTGGGGAGATTGTATCGTGAGTGCAAAGATACGGTAACTTGGTAACACCTGTTTTTTGGCTTTCCCATGCAGCAATTTCATCATTCTTTGAGTCTCACCATACAGGGTCACAAGGAGGTTGAACAACAGCTTAAACAAAAACAGTGGACGATTGCTCAGTTAGCGGATGTGGCTTCGGTTCACCTGACGATCGCTCAGAATTTCCAGGCTGGGAAACAGGTAGATTCTGAAAGCTTTTCCCGTTTGTGCCATGCGATCCAAATCCATTGGGGATCAGTTTGTGCACAAACCCTGGATTCATTGCAGGCCATGTCTCCATCCTGTCTCTGTGAATTCAGCGGTTGTACCACCGATTTGGATGCCTGTCATGAATTGTCCTTTCAGATTATTCGGCAACAATGCCGCGAAAAAATTCTGTCGCAGCATAGCAAAATTCGCTTATTCAATCAGCAACTCATTGAGATTGATCAACTCTATGTTGATAGTTATTTTTTAAACGCTCCGACCAAAATCAGTGAACTGACTGCTCTCGGGCGTTGGGGTGTGCGAAAATCTAGTTTTGCAGTTGCCAATGCTCCCTCGCCGCTCCTCGTATTAGGCAAACCGGGCGCAGGAAAAACCACCCTGCTGAAACAACTCGCGATCGCTTGCTGTCGGGGACAGTTCAAATCTGAGTTAATTCCAGTGTGGATTGAACTTCAACCCGTGGATCACCCCCATTGGCACTTTTTATATGCCATTTTGGAGGCGATGGGTTTATGTTCCCAGGAATCCCATGCCCAAGAATTTGCCCAAGACCGAGAGCGGCTCAACCAACTCCTAACCCAAGGCCAGCTCTTAATCTTCATAGATGGCTTGGATGAAGTCCCCCTGGCCTTTCGCAAAAAGGTGCAAGAGCAAATTTGTTGGTTGTTACAACATCCGGTGTATCGCAAAAATGATGTGATCCTCAGTTGCCGAACACCCACGATCGAAGCTTGGAGCCCACGTTGGAAAAATCAATTATTTACAGCAGTGGAAATTGCTGACTTGAATGAGCGACAAGTGGAATCCTTCGTTCAAGCCTGGTTACAAACCCGCCGAGAGGCCCAACAACCTCTAGAGCGACCGTGGCAATCATTTTTTTCCAGCCTTAGGCGTTGTTTTGAGCGTAGGGAACTGACACTGACGCCCATGCTGTTGGGGTTGGCCTGTTGGGTTTTTGAAAATACGGGGGATCTGCCGCCCCAGGTGTCTCAACTTTATGGAGCAGCGATCGAGTTACTGCTGACCCCGGGCCAAGCCGAGCTCCAGGTATCCTCCAAATTAGCGGAGCGGATTTATCATCAATTGACTTCTCTCGATCGCAGGCAGATCCTCATGGAAATTGCGATTCGCAAAATTGAGACTTCGCCTAATTTTGTGATTTTTGATCAGTCTGAGCTGGTGAATTGGATTAACCAGATTCTGGAATTGCATCACTATCGCGATGGCTTAGCAATTCTCATGATGATTGCAGATAAACAAGGTTTGCTGATACAAAAAGCCGATCGTCGCTGGTCATTTTCCCATTCGATTTTTCAGGAATATTTCATTACGCAATGGTTGCTGCAACAGTCTCCCATGCAACTTGCGGAGAAGCTGATTCATCCATCTTGGCAACCGGCGATCGAACAAATTGTCCGCTCTCAAAAACAATCCGATCGCTTAATCGGTGCGCTCAAACAAGCCATTGATCAAATGCTGGCTCAGGATACCCAACTCCAAACCTTGCTGCGGTGGGTCAATCAAAAAGCGAATACCTTGGTCGTCCCCTATAAACCGGCGGCGGTGCGCATGTTTTACCTTGGGTTGGCCCATGCCTTAACGAGCGATCTTAGCCGTGATCTGGCCCGTGCCCGTGCCCTAGATGCGGCGTTGGCGATCGATGTCACGCTGGATTTAGATTTAGACTTCAACCTCGATTTAGACTTTGCCCTAGCCCGCATCCTAGCCCGTGCCCTGGATTTTGACCTCGATCGGGCCTTGGCGCTGGCCCGTGCCCTGGCCCGTGCCCTGGATTGCACCCTAGCGCTGGCCCATACGCCTGCTTTGGCCTTGGATTGTGCCTTGGAGGAAACCCTCTCGCTGGATCTCATCCGGGCCTTGGACTATGCCCTCGATTGTGCCCGTACCTTGGCCCCAGATCTGACCCATTCTCTCGCACACTACAGAGCCATCATCCTAGCCGCAGAACAAAATGGAATGGATACGTTTTTAGGCTGGTGGCAACTCTACGGCCAACAGTGGATAGAGCAACTCCGTCAAATTATCATTACCCATCGCAATCTTGGTCATGCATGGCCCCTAAGTCGGCAACAGAAGGAACGACTGAAGCAATACGATCGCGCCAATCAATTTCTTGTGCAATTGCTGAAAATTGAAGGAGCCGTGAGTGAAGCAACGAAAAGTCAGATCGAAACAACGTTATTGCTACCGGCGACCAGAATCTTTTGAGCCGAGGTCTGATGGTATGGTGGTAGTGCGTCTGAGGTGATTGCTGTGTCTTCGATCGATTCTCCGATATCCCAATCCACGGTTAGCTCCACTGCTAGCTCCACTGCTAGCTCTAACTGGCATGGTTTACTGAACCTAGAATTTCAGGCCGTCAATGGCAAGACTCGGCTAACCCATAGCCAAGCGATCGCCCCCTACAAAGTGCAGCGATCGTTTGCCCAAGCCGATGGCACCTGTCAGGTGGTGATGTTGCACACAGCGGGCGGGATGGTTGGTGGCGATCGCTTAACGACGGCAGTGACGATCGGGGAACAGGCTCAGGTGTTGCTCACCACCGCTGCTGCCGCGAAAATTTATAAATCGACGGGAACCCTCACCCAGCAAACCGTTCACCTGACCGTAGCGCCCCAGGCTTGTCTAGAATGGCTGCCCCAGGAAACGATTTTGTTCGATCGCGCCCAGTATCGTCAGGATCTCCGGATTGAACTGGCAGCGGGGGCGCAGGTGGTGCTGTGGGAAATCACGCGCTTTGGTCGGACGGCGCGGGGCGAGCAATTTAGCCAAGGAGATTGGCGATCGCACACGGAGGTTTGGCAGGCGGGCACCCCTCTTTGGATCGATCGGCAATGGCTTCCCGGTTCGCCGGAAATGCTGGCCAGTCCCCACGGATTGAATCATTGTCCGATCGTGGGCACCTTGGCTTGGATAGGCCGATCCCTGGACAAGTCAGATGTTGAAGTGGCTCGGCAGTTATGGGACCCGATCGCGGCGCACCATCCCGATGACCAATTTGGTGTGACCCGCTTACCCCAGGGGTTGCTCTGTCGCTACCGAGGCCATTCCAGCACCGCAGTGCGCCATGGGTTCATTCAGACTTGGCAATGGATTCGATCGGTGCAAGGTCGATCGTGGGAGGAGTTACCCCGGGTCTGGATGCTGTAGCTAGATGCTGTAGCTAGATGGTTGTCACGAGTTCTAAGATTTAGCTTATGAATTTTGAGATTCTGGGAAAGGAGTTGTAAACTCAAACTCGGATTGTTCT
It encodes:
- a CDS encoding urease accessory protein UreD; its protein translation is MSSIDSPISQSTVSSTASSTASSNWHGLLNLEFQAVNGKTRLTHSQAIAPYKVQRSFAQADGTCQVVMLHTAGGMVGGDRLTTAVTIGEQAQVLLTTAAAAKIYKSTGTLTQQTVHLTVAPQACLEWLPQETILFDRAQYRQDLRIELAAGAQVVLWEITRFGRTARGEQFSQGDWRSHTEVWQAGTPLWIDRQWLPGSPEMLASPHGLNHCPIVGTLAWIGRSLDKSDVEVARQLWDPIAAHHPDDQFGVTRLPQGLLCRYRGHSSTAVRHGFIQTWQWIRSVQGRSWEELPRVWML
- a CDS encoding NACHT domain-containing protein, with amino-acid sequence MQQFHHSLSLTIQGHKEVEQQLKQKQWTIAQLADVASVHLTIAQNFQAGKQVDSESFSRLCHAIQIHWGSVCAQTLDSLQAMSPSCLCEFSGCTTDLDACHELSFQIIRQQCREKILSQHSKIRLFNQQLIEIDQLYVDSYFLNAPTKISELTALGRWGVRKSSFAVANAPSPLLVLGKPGAGKTTLLKQLAIACCRGQFKSELIPVWIELQPVDHPHWHFLYAILEAMGLCSQESHAQEFAQDRERLNQLLTQGQLLIFIDGLDEVPLAFRKKVQEQICWLLQHPVYRKNDVILSCRTPTIEAWSPRWKNQLFTAVEIADLNERQVESFVQAWLQTRREAQQPLERPWQSFFSSLRRCFERRELTLTPMLLGLACWVFENTGDLPPQVSQLYGAAIELLLTPGQAELQVSSKLAERIYHQLTSLDRRQILMEIAIRKIETSPNFVIFDQSELVNWINQILELHHYRDGLAILMMIADKQGLLIQKADRRWSFSHSIFQEYFITQWLLQQSPMQLAEKLIHPSWQPAIEQIVRSQKQSDRLIGALKQAIDQMLAQDTQLQTLLRWVNQKANTLVVPYKPAAVRMFYLGLAHALTSDLSRDLARARALDAALAIDVTLDLDLDFNLDLDFALARILARALDFDLDRALALARALARALDCTLALAHTPALALDCALEETLSLDLIRALDYALDCARTLAPDLTHSLAHYRAIILAAEQNGMDTFLGWWQLYGQQWIEQLRQIIITHRNLGHAWPLSRQQKERLKQYDRANQFLVQLLKIEGAVSEATKSQIETTLLLPATRIF
- a CDS encoding Dps family protein: MATKAVNIGIDDAARKDIADGLSRLLADTYTLYLKTHNFHWNVTGPMFNTLHLMFETQYTELALAVDLIAERIRALGFPAPGTYSDYAKLTSIPETAGVPKADEMIQLLVEGQEAVVRTARSLFPIVDEAHDEPTADLLTQRMQLHEKNAWMLRSLLE
- a CDS encoding DUF760 domain-containing protein; protein product: MNDAINLSEFNSHGNDPSQLWDYVQSLSPETVAQLSRPGSSEVLQAMERNIIGLLGGLPSGAFDVSITTNRESLGQLLASAMMSGYFLRNVEQRMTLEQTLSNFEA
- the mutY gene encoding A/G-specific adenine glycosylase; translated protein: MDSRQQVVDSLRRSLLDWYGDCGRDLPWRRLRDPYAIWISEIMLQQTQVKTVIPYFQRWLDRFPTVEGLAAADQQDVLKAWEGLGYYARARNLHKAAKVIVEQYQGQFPETLEATLALPGIGRTTAGGILSAAFNLPLPILDGNVKRVLARLIALEVPPAKSLDRLWSWSEALVPPDRGRDFNQALMDLGATLCTPHNPGCLLCPWNAHCKAYNLGVQTKIPMTETKAPLPHKIIGVAVIWDDQGNILIDRRKQEGLLGGLWEFPGGKVEPNESIQDCIQREIREELGIEIAVGEELITVDHAYTHFKVTLHVHHCRHVSGEPQTIECDEVNWVTLETIDQYPFPKANVQIIEALRQAGRPASIGQ
- a CDS encoding SNF2-related protein, yielding MAVLHGSWIPQTSQFFLWGETWRHLDSFPETQDEILPHPFLLSSQELWEGLKTVDLTTVLASSPSAPVAETPRSRRKSTSSTETSPASPWGDRWVTQSLLLPTHDRLPLLSGADLDQPSVSLTDASQAPALQAWMVSGVALDIGDALQLLHKIPLGLLNDRDSLWGEDLRFWCHTVRWGLDLLARGKFLPTLHQAGEIVLSHWQVVLDSAIDQERLGHLAHRMPLVCQSYSQATPEDLEGIRNQGRSQIIEFLNYTVDHLIRQVFASSPIAIPKLLPKGLQTWIQSLQQSQASLDATVAEGLIPALTAWTATLQLQIDQFRPCLRLHPPATGETTWIVEYGLQAIGDSTFWVSAPMIWQNPVETLTLSRRSIVRPQETLLRGLGLACRIYPVLETSLQTACPEICPLTPIQAYEFLRSIAWKLQERGIGVILPDSLANRSGWANRLGLKISATTPKKLKQQRLGLQSLLSFQWELSIGGHSLTKAEFEKLVALNMPLVEINGEWVELRPQDIQAAQNFFASRKDQKTLSLEDALRLSTGDTQTIDKLPVVSFEASGALQELVTTLADSQSITPIAQPKGFQGELRPYQARGVGWLAFLEQWGLGACLADDMGLGKTIQFIAFLLHLKQHKALESPILLVCPTSVLGNWEREIQRFGPSLKVLLHHGEKRSQGVTFTAQAKKHDLVITSYALIHRDVTTLKTVDWQGIVLDEAQNIKNAEAKQSQAIRQLEAQFRIALTGTPVENRLAELWSILDFLNPGYLGSKQFFQRRFAIPIERYGDTTSLQTLRSLVQPFILRRLKTDRSIIQDLPEKQEMTVFCGLSEQQAALYQQIVDASLADIEKAEGIQRKGIILGLLTKLKQVCNHPVLLAEKSKAPIDAKFCLTSGKIQRLEEMLEVVLAEGDRALIFTQFAEWGKLLKAYLETTTRQEVLFLYGSTPKAQREAMVDRFQQDPRAPRLFILSLKAGGVGLNLTRANHVFHFDRWWNPAVENQATDRVFRIGQKRNVQVHKFVCSGTLEERIHDMIESKRALAENVVGTGENWLTELNTDQLRDLLLLDRRAVIADEATSATSP